Proteins encoded by one window of Oculatellaceae cyanobacterium:
- a CDS encoding cation:proton antiporter, with protein sequence MEASFEITLQIVIAVIAGITAQVLAELIKVPSIVFLLILGILLGHDGIQLLHPQDLGIGLEVIVALTVAVILFEGGLNLELHELGKVSGSLRNLVTFGTLITLLGGGMAAHWLGEFPWAIAFLYASLVVVTGPTVISPLLKHVKVDRQVATLLEGEGVLIDPVGAILAVVVLDTILNADTDPIEAFFGLIVRLGIGAAIGVVGGWLMGWMLKNANFLSEELKNLVVLAGLWGLFALAQTIRSESGLMATVMAGIVLRASSVPEERLLLRFKGQLTILGVSVLFILLSADLSIASMFALGWGSVFTVLALMFIVRPLNIGLCTWDSDLNWRQKLFLCWVAPRGIVSASVASLFSILLTQRGINGGDAIKALVFLTIIMTVFLQGLTARWIAQCLQITSHQATGAIIIGCNPLSILIARIIQDKGESVVLIDTDAEACRQAEAENLRVYVSSGLDTEVLQEAGLSSVGTFLAMTNNGEVNFVLAQRAAEEFNPPRVLAVFPRDSEATTENKNTKVQQAFLSQLSIKTWNEYLSDGQVKLGKTTFKEAGFSFQQVHLQALINSGELVPLLIERDERLQVAPAMEDWQHEDQIIYLLHDPRPKLLKRLSGATPTSRLALEKLSEVEEIPMPSNLVEIP encoded by the coding sequence ATGGAAGCATCTTTTGAAATTACCCTGCAAATAGTTATAGCCGTAATTGCAGGCATTACTGCCCAAGTGCTGGCTGAATTAATTAAAGTTCCCAGTATTGTCTTTTTATTAATACTGGGTATATTGCTTGGTCATGATGGCATCCAGTTGTTACATCCCCAAGACTTAGGCATTGGTTTAGAAGTAATTGTCGCTTTAACGGTGGCAGTTATTTTATTTGAAGGAGGATTAAATTTAGAACTGCACGAACTGGGTAAAGTTTCTGGTAGTTTGCGGAATTTAGTTACTTTTGGAACACTGATCACCCTACTTGGCGGTGGAATGGCGGCGCATTGGTTGGGAGAATTTCCTTGGGCGATCGCATTTCTCTATGCTTCCTTGGTTGTTGTCACGGGGCCAACAGTAATTAGTCCCTTACTTAAGCACGTAAAAGTAGATCGGCAAGTTGCCACCCTGCTAGAAGGAGAAGGCGTTTTAATCGACCCTGTAGGGGCAATTCTGGCAGTTGTCGTACTAGATACGATTTTGAATGCTGATACTGATCCAATTGAAGCTTTCTTTGGTTTGATTGTCAGGCTAGGAATCGGTGCGGCTATCGGCGTTGTTGGCGGCTGGTTGATGGGCTGGATGCTCAAAAACGCTAACTTTCTCTCAGAAGAATTGAAAAATTTGGTAGTTTTGGCTGGATTGTGGGGTTTATTTGCTTTAGCCCAAACAATCCGCAGCGAATCAGGTTTGATGGCAACTGTAATGGCAGGAATTGTTCTCCGTGCCTCCTCAGTACCAGAAGAACGGCTGTTACTACGCTTCAAAGGACAATTGACTATTTTAGGCGTTTCAGTGCTGTTTATTCTCCTCTCTGCTGACTTATCAATTGCTAGTATGTTTGCTTTGGGATGGGGAAGCGTTTTTACTGTGTTGGCGTTGATGTTTATTGTCCGTCCGCTAAATATAGGGTTATGTACTTGGGATAGCGATTTAAACTGGCGACAGAAGTTATTTTTGTGCTGGGTTGCACCGAGAGGAATTGTCTCTGCATCCGTTGCTTCATTATTTAGCATATTGTTAACTCAGCGAGGGATTAACGGTGGAGATGCTATTAAGGCACTTGTGTTTCTGACAATCATTATGACTGTGTTTTTGCAGGGATTGACAGCACGTTGGATTGCACAATGTTTGCAAATAACTTCTCATCAAGCAACAGGTGCGATCATTATTGGTTGTAATCCCTTGAGTATCTTGATTGCTCGAATAATTCAAGATAAGGGGGAATCTGTAGTTTTAATTGATACAGATGCCGAAGCTTGTCGCCAAGCTGAAGCGGAAAATTTACGGGTGTATGTAAGCAGTGGTTTAGATACGGAAGTTTTACAAGAAGCGGGTCTGAGTTCTGTTGGTACTTTCTTGGCAATGACGAATAATGGTGAGGTTAATTTTGTGCTTGCTCAAAGGGCAGCAGAAGAGTTTAATCCTCCCCGCGTTTTAGCTGTATTTCCCCGTGATTCTGAAGCTACTACAGAAAATAAAAATACAAAAGTGCAACAAGCATTTCTATCTCAGTTATCTATTAAAACTTGGAACGAGTATTTAAGTGATGGTCAAGTCAAGTTAGGAAAAACAACTTTTAAAGAAGCTGGATTTTCTTTTCAACAGGTGCATCTGCAAGCATTAATTAATTCTGGAGAGTTAGTACCGTTATTAATAGAACGAGATGAGCGTTTGCAAGTAGCACCAGCAATGGAAGATTGGCAACATGAGGATCAAATTATTTATTTGTTACATGATCCTAGACCGAAGTTGTTAAAACGTTTATCTGGCGCTACTCCTACTTCACGCTTGGCATTAGAAAAGTTATCCGAAGTAGAAGAAATTCCGATGCCATCTAATTTAGTAGAAATTCCTTAA
- a CDS encoding creatininase family protein encodes MLLHLSTWSEVEDYLEQSQGIILPIGSTEQHGPTGLIGTDTICAEAIARGVGDTVNSMVAPTINVGMALHHTGFPGTISLRPSTMILVIRDYISCLVKAGFIKFLFINGHGGNIATLKAAFAETYAHLADLNIPNADLVQCQIGNWFMCSSVYKLAKELYGNEEGSHATPSEVALTQYIYPEAIKQAPLSAEVGSGHKIYGAADFRQRYPDGRMGSNPALATPEHGKQFYDLAVKELSNGYLEFINSDC; translated from the coding sequence ATGCTGTTGCACTTAAGTACGTGGTCTGAAGTAGAAGATTATTTAGAGCAATCTCAAGGGATAATTTTACCGATTGGTTCAACTGAGCAACATGGGCCAACTGGTTTGATTGGAACGGATACAATTTGTGCGGAAGCGATCGCGCGTGGTGTGGGTGATACTGTAAATTCTATGGTTGCGCCTACTATTAATGTTGGGATGGCACTGCACCATACTGGTTTTCCTGGGACAATCAGTTTGCGTCCGAGTACGATGATTTTGGTGATCCGAGATTATATTAGTTGTTTAGTAAAAGCTGGATTTATTAAATTTTTATTTATTAATGGTCACGGTGGGAATATTGCCACACTCAAAGCAGCTTTTGCAGAAACTTACGCTCATTTAGCAGATTTAAATATACCCAATGCTGATTTGGTACAGTGCCAAATAGGTAACTGGTTTATGTGCAGTTCTGTTTACAAATTGGCAAAAGAATTATATGGCAATGAGGAAGGATCTCATGCTACTCCGAGCGAGGTGGCGTTAACGCAGTATATTTATCCTGAAGCGATAAAACAAGCACCTTTATCAGCAGAAGTTGGTTCTGGACACAAAATTTATGGTGCTGCTGATTTTCGTCAGCGTTATCCCGACGGGCGGATGGGTTCTAATCCTGCCTTAGCAACCCCTGAACATGGTAAACAGTTTTATGACCTAGCAGTTAAGGAATTAAGTAATGGTTACTTAGAATTTATAAATTCTGACTGTTAA
- a CDS encoding branched-chain amino acid ABC transporter permease, which yields MDFFNTYGFLIVSMLLGALLGLSLYLPLMAGQLSLASPGFYALGGYIAAILATKVFPTAGLFPIPLLLLEMLIAGVVSGLLGVIVGIPALRLRGIYLAIATIAFVEILRVFSLNLDITGGAVGIFGIPQPFQTPIEYLWVAVPLLVASMLILYRLERIRVGRAFIAIREDELAAGAMGINPTYYKVLAFTLGAILAGVVGAVSAHFLNTWNARQGTFDASIIYLTSVLIGGSRTFLGPVLGGMVFTALPEVLRAIADTGGLPNWLAGFLRDGRLIIFGLLIVVGTIFFPQGLVTPDLFKKRHKSKNQGI from the coding sequence ATGGATTTTTTTAATACTTACGGATTTTTGATTGTCTCAATGTTGCTTGGTGCGTTATTGGGACTTTCTTTGTATTTACCTCTGATGGCGGGACAACTATCGTTAGCTAGTCCTGGTTTTTATGCTTTAGGCGGTTATATTGCAGCTATTCTTGCTACAAAGGTATTTCCTACTGCTGGTTTATTTCCAATTCCTTTATTGCTACTGGAGATGCTGATTGCTGGTGTAGTCAGTGGTTTACTAGGTGTAATAGTAGGAATTCCAGCACTCAGGTTACGTGGAATTTATTTAGCGATCGCAACTATTGCTTTTGTCGAAATTTTGCGCGTTTTCTCTTTGAACTTAGATATTACTGGAGGCGCGGTGGGAATCTTTGGTATTCCCCAACCTTTTCAAACGCCTATCGAATATTTATGGGTTGCAGTGCCTTTGCTAGTAGCGAGTATGTTAATTCTCTATCGTCTAGAGCGCATTCGCGTAGGACGGGCGTTTATTGCTATTCGCGAAGATGAATTAGCGGCTGGTGCGATGGGTATTAACCCAACTTACTATAAAGTACTAGCATTCACGCTAGGAGCTATTTTAGCGGGTGTTGTTGGGGCTGTTAGCGCCCATTTTCTCAATACTTGGAATGCGCGGCAGGGAACTTTTGATGCCAGTATTATTTACTTAACATCAGTGTTAATTGGTGGTAGTAGAACCTTTTTGGGGCCAGTTTTAGGGGGTATGGTATTTACAGCTTTGCCAGAAGTGCTAAGAGCGATCGCAGATACAGGGGGTTTGCCTAATTGGTTGGCAGGATTTTTGCGCGACGGTCGGTTGATTATTTTTGGGTTACTAATTGTGGTCGGAACCATATTTTTCCCTCAAGGTTTAGTAACACCCGATTTATTTAAAAAACGCCATAAATCCAAAAATCAGGGTATTTGA
- a CDS encoding PAS domain-containing sensor histidine kinase, whose product MTIMAFLLGLAIGIGLWFWRQALWHRQMQQMLHLLETGGVEGTSLPIASRLRMGISLVKQQRQQQEILLQSWRQLLELAPIGYLHIDEDNQLIWCNHQARQLLQIYRWESAQVRLLLEVVRSFELDQLIEETRQRQQKCEMEWLFHPAYREATPFNQERSPKSPEPQIFSKTSNAAIALKAYTVPLPQGQVGVFIENRQPLVELSQSRDRWVSDLAHELRTPLTSIRLVTENLQGRLQPPFSRWVEQMLQEINRLINLVQDFLELTHLEQDPSKYLHLTPVDLGELVDSVWQKLEPLTTQKQLSLLKIQPKEIVFYADSARLTQVFLNLFDNSIKYSPIAGNIRCEINLLPNEDAAEIIKINIIDSGNGFAESDLPYVFDRLYRGEPSRYRQQLDTGSSNSAPVSTGSGLGLAIVKQIIVAHDGSIRAKNHPQTGGAWLQIELPLT is encoded by the coding sequence ATGACCATCATGGCATTTTTGCTAGGGCTGGCAATAGGAATTGGGTTGTGGTTTTGGCGACAAGCTCTATGGCATCGGCAAATGCAGCAAATGCTGCATTTGTTGGAAACAGGAGGTGTCGAAGGTACTTCATTGCCGATCGCTTCTCGCTTACGCATGGGCATTAGCTTAGTTAAGCAGCAACGCCAACAGCAAGAAATCCTGCTGCAAAGTTGGCGACAGTTGCTCGAACTAGCACCGATTGGTTATCTGCACATTGATGAAGACAACCAACTGATTTGGTGCAATCATCAGGCAAGGCAGCTATTGCAGATTTATCGGTGGGAGTCTGCCCAAGTTAGGTTATTGCTAGAAGTAGTGCGATCTTTTGAATTAGATCAACTAATTGAAGAAACACGCCAACGACAGCAAAAGTGCGAAATGGAATGGTTGTTCCACCCAGCTTATAGGGAGGCTACACCATTTAACCAAGAGCGATCGCCCAAATCGCCTGAACCACAAATATTTTCCAAAACTAGCAATGCAGCTATAGCCTTAAAAGCATACACTGTGCCTTTGCCACAAGGACAAGTGGGAGTTTTTATAGAGAACCGACAACCTTTAGTAGAGCTTTCTCAATCACGTGATCGCTGGGTTTCAGATCTTGCTCACGAACTCAGAACACCCCTAACATCTATCCGTTTAGTCACAGAAAATTTACAAGGTCGTCTACAACCTCCCTTTAGTCGCTGGGTTGAGCAAATGCTCCAAGAAATAAATCGTTTGATTAATTTAGTCCAAGACTTCCTCGAACTAACTCATTTAGAGCAAGACCCCAGTAAATATCTCCACCTAACACCTGTTGATCTAGGAGAATTAGTTGACTCTGTTTGGCAGAAACTAGAGCCATTGACGACACAAAAACAACTTAGCTTGTTAAAAATCCAACCAAAGGAAATTGTCTTTTATGCTGATTCTGCTCGCCTGACTCAAGTTTTTTTAAATTTATTTGACAACAGTATTAAATACAGCCCAATAGCCGGAAATATTCGCTGTGAAATTAATCTCCTCCCTAATGAGGATGCAGCCGAAATAATTAAAATTAATATTATTGATTCAGGCAACGGCTTTGCAGAGTCCGATTTACCTTATGTGTTTGATCGACTCTATCGAGGTGAACCATCAAGATATCGCCAGCAGCTAGATACAGGTAGTTCAAACTCAGCGCCAGTAAGTACGGGTAGTGGTCTGGGGCTTGCTATAGTTAAACAAATCATCGTAGCTCATGATGGTTCTATAAGAGCCAAAAATCATCCCCAAACAGGCGGTGCATGGCTACAAATAGAACTGCCACTAACTTAA
- a CDS encoding response regulator transcription factor gives MLSLDMPKSPSSTELGQTSRILLVEDEDLIREMLVVSLQEEGYEVATAIDGRTALTFLQNPETTNIEFPFDLIILDLMLPQINGLDLCRLLRHQGNPVPILIVSAKASETDRVLGLEVGADDYITKPFSMRELIARCRALLRRHRFSFLTPTPVLQYKDIVVYPQECRVSIRSEEVNLSPKEYRLLELFMSYPRRVWSREQLIDQVWGGDFVGDTKTVDVHIRWLREKLERDPSQPEYLITVRGFGYRFG, from the coding sequence ATGCTTTCTCTAGATATGCCGAAAAGTCCCTCCAGCACAGAACTAGGGCAGACAAGCCGAATTCTGTTGGTAGAAGACGAAGATTTAATTCGAGAAATGCTGGTTGTCTCCTTGCAAGAAGAAGGTTATGAAGTCGCCACTGCTATCGACGGGCGGACAGCATTAACATTTCTCCAAAATCCTGAAACCACCAACATTGAATTTCCCTTCGATCTAATTATCTTAGATTTAATGCTGCCTCAAATTAATGGTCTGGACTTATGTCGATTACTGAGACATCAAGGAAATCCTGTACCAATTTTGATTGTCAGTGCTAAAGCTAGTGAAACAGACCGAGTTTTGGGGCTTGAAGTAGGTGCTGATGACTATATTACCAAACCCTTCAGTATGCGGGAGTTGATTGCCCGTTGCCGTGCATTATTACGACGGCATCGCTTCAGCTTTTTAACTCCAACTCCTGTGTTGCAATATAAGGATATAGTTGTTTATCCCCAAGAGTGCCGAGTTTCAATACGCTCGGAGGAAGTCAATCTTTCCCCCAAAGAGTATCGTCTGTTAGAATTATTTATGAGTTATCCCCGTCGGGTTTGGTCGCGGGAGCAGTTGATCGACCAAGTGTGGGGAGGAGATTTTGTTGGAGATACTAAAACTGTAGATGTCCACATTCGCTGGTTGCGAGAAAAATTAGAACGAGATCCTAGTCAGCCAGAATATCTCATCACTGTTCGTGGATTTGGCTACCGATTTGGTTAA